In Aspergillus luchuensis IFO 4308 DNA, chromosome 1, nearly complete sequence, the following are encoded in one genomic region:
- a CDS encoding uncharacterized protein (COG:E;~EggNog:ENOG410PGKT;~InterPro:IPR002821,IPR008040,IPR010318,IPR027479, IPR043129;~PFAM:PF01968,PF05378,PF06032;~go_function: GO:0016787 - hydrolase activity [Evidence IEA]), with protein MAFYRIGVDVGGTNTDAAILNTAAATLHEQDLHRDRQRGVCASSKTPTTADVTSGICTAIVDVLAKAQIPAHEVRSVAIGTTHFVNAVVEADPGRLNKVAVVRLCGPYTRAVPPFSDFPPRLREIIGGPVFYLDGGLEIDGREIAPICPQQIEDAVSTTVALVGVFSPLDHGGANEAACKKLMLQQSPDLSVVCSADIGSVGLLERENATILNASILALAKRTIRAFCLAMKNLQLKCPLYLTQNDGTLTSAAMAAERPIQTFASGPTNSLTGAAYLAGLDQRSITSRTATQVLVMDVGGTTTDVCALLPSGFPRKAPNFVEVGGVRTAFPIPEVLSVGLGGGSRIHIDGAEGTVSVGPDSVGYHLTQDALVFGGNTMTSTDIVVASGKAELGERSRVKHLPITVLTEARAGIKKILERTIDAMKVSDQPVTLLLVGGGSIVYMDALEGVAECIVPPHHDSANAVGAAIAKVSGEVDVVEILEGRDEGAVVEAAKQQAIQAAIERGADKDDVSVVEVDKIPLQYVTNKAVRLVVKAVGKLATPAPGDSAEEHLVSWMSTDVDDSSFKEASEVETVVPALISTKHSASLDLDTYVPEVTDQVWYLSAVDLEFIATGTGVLGTGGGGPSYLQYLQCLDWLQSPDAKGRMRVVSPDSMNDSGVCVFGSWYGAPSVSGERIPAKIELTTAIDHVVRLSGHTHFEGIIADEIGGGNGMSTFPTSAYYDIPVLDGDLMGRAYPTMEHGTPYVYGHPITPCVVADAKGNVGVVLKAESNRRVEELLRCQCVNLGISTAVAAVPLTFDIVKKYCIPNTVSQAWYLGRAIHRARRSKTDIIKAIFETTLGKLLYSGKIIDVKRDVSRGYTVGQCTIAPLSGEERENMDNQVSAETRHLVIPFQNEFLYAAYIDPAYPTAQQVICTVPDLISVLGQDGEAIGSQELRYGLRVNVIGMAAHPLWTGDERGLRVGGPRGFGLNMEWTSLGPYQAPRSVIAEFNQQL; from the exons ATGGCATTCTATCGGAtcggtgtggatgtgggtggCACCAATACCGATGCTGCTATCCTCAACACGGCAGCCGCAACCCTCCATGAACAGGACTTGCATCGAGATCGACAGAGGGGCGTGTGCGCTTCCAGCAAAACTCCTACCACTGCCGATGTGACTTCTGGTATTTGCACGGCCATTGTCGATGTCCTCGCCAAGGCGCAGATTCCCGCCCACGAGGTGCGCAGTGTAGCCATCGGCACTACTCACTTCGTCAACGCTGTTGTGGAGGCGGACCCCGGTCGGCTCAATAAGGTCGCTGTCGTTCGTCTGTGTGGTCCATACACTCGGGCG GTACCACCATTCTCCGACTTTCCACCACGACTTCGTGAAATTATCGGAGGACCGGTTTTCTATCTCGACGGAG GTCTCGAAATCGATGGTCGGGAAATCGCGCCCATCTGCCCTCAACAGATTGAGGATGCCGTGTCCACCACCGTTGCTCTCGTTGGGGTGTTCTCGCCCCTTGACCACGGGGGCGCGAACGAGGCAGCTTGCAAGAAACTGATGTTACAGCAAAGCCCTGACTTATCCGTGGTGTGTTCTGCCGATATTGGCAGTGTTGGGCTGCTGGAACGTGAGAATGCAACGATACTCAACGCCTCCATCCTGGCTCTGGCGAAGAGGACCATCCGAGCTTTCTGTCTCGCCATGAAAAACCTACAGCTCAAATGCCCGTTGTATCTTACTCAAAACGATGGTACTTTGACGAGCGCTGCAATGGCTGCAGAGCGACCTATTCAGACTTTTGCCAGTGGACCGACAAACAGTCTGACGGGGGCAGCCTATCTGGCCGGTCTGGACCAACGCAGCATCACAAGCAGGACTGCCACTCAAGTCCTGGTTATGGATGTGGGAGGAACGACCACCGATGTCTGTGCTCTCTTGCCATCTGGATTTCCCCGCAAGGCGCCCAACTTTGTTGAAGTCGGCGGAGTACGTACGGCTTTTCCTATCCCAGAGGTGCTCTCAGTGGGACTGGGTGGAGGGAGTCGCATCCACATTGATGGCGCCGAAGGCACCGTGAGTGTTGGACCCGACTCGGTTGGATACCATTTGACACAGGACGCCCTAGTCTTTGGCGGCAATACCATGACCTCGACGGATATTGTTGTCGCGTCTGGCAAGGCTGAGCTTGGGGAGCGCTCTCGGGTGAAGCACCTCCCGATCACTGTTCTTACCGAAGCTCGCGCAGGCATAAAGAAAATACTCGAGCGCACTATCGACGCGATGAAAGTGTCTGACCAGCCCGTGACTCTCTTACTAGTCGGAGGTGGCTCTATCGTGTACATGGACGCACTTGAGGGCGTCGCCGAGTGCATTGTTCCTCCGCACCATGACTCTGCCAACGCGGTTGGGGCTGCCATCGCCAAAGTCTCTGGtgaggtggatgttgttgagatCCTGGAGGGTCGCGATGAGGGAGCCGTAGTGgaagcagcaaagcagcagGCGATACAGGCCGCCATCGAACGCGGGGCTGACAAGGACGATGTGAGCGTTGTGGAGGTCGATAAAATACCACTGCAATATGTTACGAACAAAGCAGTCCGGCTTGTTGTCAAGGCTGTTGGAAAGCTTGCAACTCCCGCTCCGGGAGATTCTGCAGAGGAGCATTTGGTATCTTGGATGTCAACTGATGTCGATGACTCGTCCTTCAAGGAAGCATCAGAAGTGGAGACGGTGGTTCCCGCTCTCATTAGCACCAAACACAGTGCCTCCCTCGATCTTGACACATATGTTCCTGAGGTGACGGACCAAGTCTGGTACCTTTCCGCCGTCGACTTGGAGTTCATCGCGACCGGAACCGGTGTGTTGGGCACTGGTGGTGGGGGCCCGTCTTATCTTCAGTATTTGCAATGTCTTGACTGGCTACAAAGCCCTGACGCAAAGGGACGTATGAGGGTGGTATCTCCAGATAGCATGAACGATTCGGGTGTCTGCGTGTTTGGATCGTGGTACGGCGCCCCCAGTGTGTCGGGGGAGCGAATCCCGGCCAAGATAGAACTCACAACTGCCATCGACCATGTCGTCCGTCTCTCTGGACATACACACTTTGAAGGAATCATTGCCGACGAGATTGGCGGAGGAAATGGCATGTCTACCTTTCCCACTAGCGCCTACTACGATATTCCGGTTCTCGATGGTGATCTCATGGGCCGCGCCTATCCCACCATGGAGCACG GGACGCCTTATGTCTATGGACACCCCATAACTCCGTGTGTGGTTGCGGACGCGAAAGGTAATgttggggtggtgttg AAAGCTGAGTCCAACCGTCGAGTGGAGGAACTGCTTCGATGCCAGTGTGTGAATCTTGGTATCTCGactgctgtggctgctgtaCCCTTGACCTTTGACATTGTCAAGAAATACTGTATCCCGAACACAGTGTCCCAAGCCTGGTATCTGGGTCGCGCTATTCATCGCGCCCGCCGGTCCAAGACGGACATCATCAAAGCCATT TTTGAAACCACACTCGGCAAACTGCTCTACAGTGGCAAGATCATCGACGTGAAGCGAGATGTCAGTCGCGGGTACACGGTCGGCCAGTGCACAATTGCACCGTTATCCggcgaggagagagagaatatgGACAACCAGGTCTCGGCAGAAACACGTCACTTGGTGATTCCATTTCAAAACGAGTTTCTCTATGCTGCGTACATCGACCCTGCATACCCCACAGCGCAGCAGGTTATCTGCACAGTACCCGACCTCATCTCGGTTCTAGGCCAAGATGGCGAGGCAATCGGGTCGCAGGAGCTGCGGTATGGCCTGCGCGTGAATGTCATCGGCATGGCGGCGCACCCTCTGTGGACCGGAGATGAGCGAGGACTGCGTGTCGGAGGACCCCGGGGCTTTGGATTGAATATGGAATGGACGAGTCTCGGTCCGTATCAGGCACCGCGCAGTGTCATTGCGGAGTTTAACCAGCAGTTATGA